One Hydrogenophaga crassostreae genomic region harbors:
- a CDS encoding EF-hand domain-containing protein: protein MKNRGFSRGRLLGVVASTLALTACAQLSSLTQSLDFFQSSAPPPKMLTLDIGREVGSLGFAFELDNKSDKDSDQVGSGYIVVLRDGKEVQALPHVFEMAPDRLDAQKWLEFSDFNGDGFLDFKAARLAPAEGQLPLDSVYQFDRKSSTFALVDDLSGVGEVSATTPGCVALKLQTADRASKQESLCFATASSKWVFSKPGSGRDQLARSQSAQQCDPLAPNLKACQLARIDVEGRLQTLMREYRSGKRKSLQMEKGKGYADAYAKNFDWDYLSWRRYRDARCAVQAREQALSVKDLPAATALCRYDWSRDQLRRYQEQVARLLDEK, encoded by the coding sequence ATGAAGAACAGAGGTTTCAGCAGGGGTCGCCTGTTGGGTGTGGTGGCGTCAACGCTGGCTTTGACTGCGTGCGCGCAGCTTTCATCGCTGACGCAATCATTGGACTTTTTTCAAAGCAGCGCGCCACCGCCAAAAATGCTGACCCTCGATATCGGCCGCGAGGTCGGTTCGCTGGGCTTCGCATTTGAGCTCGACAACAAATCCGACAAAGACTCGGACCAGGTGGGTTCGGGTTACATCGTGGTGCTTCGCGATGGGAAGGAAGTGCAGGCGCTTCCGCATGTGTTCGAAATGGCACCCGACCGGCTGGATGCGCAGAAATGGCTCGAATTCAGTGACTTCAATGGCGACGGTTTTCTGGATTTCAAGGCCGCTCGATTGGCCCCAGCCGAAGGCCAACTGCCGCTGGACAGCGTGTACCAGTTTGACCGAAAGTCGAGCACTTTTGCCTTGGTGGATGACCTGTCCGGCGTGGGGGAGGTCAGTGCGACAACACCGGGCTGTGTGGCGCTGAAACTTCAGACCGCTGATCGAGCCTCAAAACAGGAAAGCCTTTGTTTTGCCACGGCGAGTTCCAAATGGGTTTTCTCCAAGCCGGGATCTGGGCGCGATCAGCTCGCACGGTCTCAGTCCGCACAACAATGTGACCCGTTGGCGCCCAACCTGAAGGCCTGCCAGTTGGCTCGGATAGACGTTGAAGGGCGGCTCCAGACGCTCATGCGCGAATACCGTTCAGGCAAAAGGAAGTCGCTGCAGATGGAGAAGGGAAAGGGCTACGCCGATGCCTACGCCAAAAATTTTGACTGGGACTATTTGAGTTGGCGCCGCTACCGCGATGCGCGCTGTGCCGTTCAGGCGAGGGAACAGGCACTTTCAGTGAAAGACTTGCCCGCAGCCACGGCGCTGTGTCGCTATGACTGGTCCCGCGACCAATTGCGCCGCTACCAGGAACAGGTTGCGCGCTTGCTTGACGAGAAATAG
- the virB11 gene encoding P-type DNA transfer ATPase VirB11: MTEHLNDEPVANISTEFLEYQYHVLGITNFLKDPKVTEICINRPGEVFLETVDGWQRFDVPGLTFDRARQFCTTVVNESKTGQRITQVDPVVSLTFPTGQRAQFVLPPAVPADHVSITIRLPSRYTKTLNQYQEDGFFDRILESEGSISEMDAELLALRKARDYHGFFSRAVHYKKNIVVSGATGSGKTTFMKSLVTHIPDDERLITIEDARELFIEQSNRVHLIYSRGGQGTANVSAKTCMEACLRMKPDRIILAEIRGDESFYYIRNCASGHPGSITSCHAGSTSQTWDQMALMVKASPEGSGLAFGEIKRLLMLTIDVVVHIKAHAGKRYITGIDFDPQRKLALES, encoded by the coding sequence ATGACGGAGCATTTGAACGACGAGCCCGTAGCGAACATTTCGACGGAGTTCCTGGAATACCAGTACCACGTGCTGGGCATCACCAACTTCCTGAAAGATCCCAAGGTCACCGAGATTTGCATCAACCGGCCTGGGGAAGTGTTTCTCGAGACGGTGGACGGCTGGCAGCGCTTTGATGTGCCCGGATTGACCTTTGACCGCGCACGCCAGTTTTGCACCACGGTGGTCAACGAAAGCAAGACTGGCCAGCGCATCACCCAAGTCGACCCGGTGGTGTCGCTGACCTTTCCAACGGGGCAGCGTGCCCAGTTTGTGCTGCCTCCGGCGGTGCCTGCAGACCATGTTTCGATCACGATTCGCCTGCCCTCTCGCTACACCAAAACGCTGAATCAATACCAGGAAGACGGCTTTTTTGACCGCATTCTTGAGAGCGAAGGCAGCATCAGCGAGATGGATGCCGAGTTGTTGGCATTGAGGAAGGCGCGCGACTATCACGGCTTTTTCAGCCGTGCGGTGCACTACAAAAAAAACATCGTGGTATCGGGCGCTACCGGCAGCGGCAAGACGACGTTCATGAAGTCGCTGGTGACCCACATTCCCGATGACGAGCGCCTGATCACGATTGAAGACGCGCGCGAGCTGTTCATTGAGCAATCGAACCGCGTGCACCTGATCTATTCCCGAGGTGGCCAGGGCACGGCCAACGTAAGCGCGAAGACCTGTATGGAGGCTTGCCTGCGCATGAAGCCCGACCGCATCATCCTGGCCGAGATTCGCGGCGATGAATCGTTCTATTACATCCGCAATTGCGCCTCGGGCCACCCTGGATCGATTACCAGTTGCCACGCCGGCAGCACAAGCCAAACCTGGGACCAGATGGCCCTGATGGTGAAGGCCTCACCCGAAGGCTCGGGACTGGCCTTTGGCGAGATCAAACGCTTGCTGATGCTGACCATTGATGTGGTTGTGCACATCAAGGCCCACGCTGGAAAACGCTACATCACTGGCATCGACTTTGACCCACAGCGCAAGCTGGCGCTTGAATCCTGA
- a CDS encoding TrbI/VirB10 family protein — protein sequence MSMQFPNGNGHGNGQGPVLNDNMPKLSAGLTRGVNKTAVVYIGLVSVAAIGATLWVANNAFSANDHETKRVTFEEVTVPEKPKLNLPPPEVDPVAVATAQLREPPPMPALDKPAVAAEQDDLLQRRMASENNLVAASEKGKKNPLFEDEFSTVKRGAVEKLANADFTLTRGTFIRCSLETKVVSTLPGMTSCIVTEPIYSMNGSHLLIDKGSKVTGEYKYADENYDRIGIVWTRVLTTTGLDVRIDSAGTDALGGAGVPGEYHGHWGERIGSALLVSLLADGIDAGAQKFANENDIRGRQTTTYAGAAIQERVDPWESATASTAKKAANDMLARSANRKATVTVLNGTVVNIFAARDVDFSSVMR from the coding sequence ATGAGCATGCAATTTCCCAATGGCAACGGCCATGGCAATGGGCAGGGGCCCGTACTGAACGACAACATGCCCAAGCTTTCTGCGGGTCTGACCCGTGGCGTGAACAAAACCGCGGTGGTGTACATCGGGCTGGTGTCGGTGGCAGCCATAGGAGCCACCCTCTGGGTCGCGAACAACGCCTTTTCCGCCAACGACCATGAAACAAAGCGGGTCACTTTTGAAGAAGTCACCGTTCCCGAGAAGCCCAAGCTCAACCTGCCGCCCCCCGAGGTCGATCCGGTGGCGGTTGCGACGGCGCAATTGCGCGAACCGCCACCCATGCCTGCCTTGGACAAGCCCGCTGTGGCGGCCGAGCAGGACGATCTCCTGCAGCGTCGAATGGCGAGCGAAAACAACTTGGTAGCCGCTTCTGAAAAGGGCAAGAAAAACCCGTTGTTTGAAGACGAGTTCTCTACAGTGAAGCGCGGCGCGGTGGAGAAACTGGCCAACGCCGATTTCACGCTCACCCGGGGCACCTTTATTCGCTGTTCGCTGGAAACCAAGGTGGTCTCTACCTTGCCAGGCATGACTTCGTGCATCGTCACCGAACCCATCTACTCGATGAACGGCAGCCATTTGCTGATCGACAAGGGCTCCAAGGTGACCGGCGAATACAAATACGCCGACGAAAACTACGACCGCATCGGCATTGTCTGGACGCGGGTGTTGACCACCACGGGCCTGGATGTGCGGATCGACAGCGCCGGTACCGATGCACTGGGTGGCGCAGGCGTTCCTGGCGAATACCACGGCCACTGGGGTGAACGCATCGGCTCGGCCCTGCTGGTGAGTTTGCTGGCCGATGGCATCGATGCCGGTGCGCAGAAGTTTGCCAATGAAAATGACATTCGCGGCAGGCAGACCACGACCTATGCCGGTGCTGCAATTCAGGAGCGCGTTGACCCTTGGGAGTCGGCCACGGCTTCGACGGCCAAGAAGGCTGCGAATGACATGCTCGCCCGCTCGGCCAACCGCAAAGCGACAGTGACGGTGTTGAACGGCACCGTGGTGAACATTTTTGCCGCTCGCGACGTTGACTTTTCCAGCGTGATGCGTTGA